One genomic segment of Caldimonas brevitalea includes these proteins:
- a CDS encoding methyl-accepting chemotaxis protein: MLIKNLSIRARLIFVLCFLAVQLAVGAFIGIYSLRDANQSMATMYDDRLVALGQLDRVIRLLNVNQTLLAQALVLPADKVAAHLRTVEANAATIDQVWKQYLATYLTPAEKALAGEFDQARGQMLQGGVKPTVAALRAGDVAKATELLIGPVTTLYLPTREAGDKLIELQLSESATLRQEAQAHYELVRNVCSLAVFFGLLVACGFGVWLVRSIVGPLSMAVRITDRVAQGDLTQRIETNATDETGQLLNALQRMNQGLVGIVARVRNGSDCIATGSTQIASGNQDLSQRTEEQASNLQQTAASMEQLTATVKQNADTAREATRLAQGASAAATEGGRVVGQVVATMDDITRASNKIADIIGVIDGIAFQTNILALNAAVEAARAGEQGRGFAVVAGEVRGLAQRSAQAAKEIKVLIGDSVTKVESGSALVNEAGASINNIVQQVSRVRDLIEEISSATAQQSSGIEQVGDAVQQLDQVTQQNAALVEESAAAAESLKHQADELARVVSVFRVA; this comes from the coding sequence ATGCTGATCAAGAACCTGAGCATCAGGGCACGGCTCATCTTTGTGCTGTGTTTCCTCGCCGTGCAGTTGGCCGTCGGCGCCTTCATCGGCATCTACAGCCTGCGCGACGCCAACCAGTCGATGGCGACAATGTACGACGACCGTCTCGTCGCGCTGGGTCAATTGGACCGCGTGATCCGCCTGTTGAACGTCAACCAGACCCTGCTGGCGCAAGCCCTGGTGCTGCCGGCGGACAAGGTGGCGGCGCACCTGCGCACGGTCGAAGCCAACGCGGCCACGATCGACCAGGTGTGGAAGCAGTACCTGGCCACCTATCTGACGCCGGCGGAAAAGGCCCTCGCGGGTGAGTTCGACCAAGCGCGCGGGCAGATGCTGCAAGGCGGCGTGAAGCCGACAGTGGCGGCCCTGCGGGCCGGTGACGTTGCCAAGGCCACCGAACTGTTGATCGGGCCGGTCACGACGCTGTATCTCCCGACGCGCGAAGCGGGCGACAAGCTCATCGAGCTGCAGTTGAGCGAATCGGCGACGCTGCGCCAGGAAGCGCAGGCTCACTACGAGCTGGTGCGCAATGTGTGTAGCCTGGCCGTCTTCTTCGGACTGCTGGTGGCGTGCGGTTTCGGTGTCTGGCTGGTGCGCTCCATCGTCGGGCCGCTGTCGATGGCAGTGCGCATCACCGACCGGGTGGCCCAAGGCGACCTGACACAGCGCATCGAAACCAATGCGACCGACGAGACCGGGCAGCTGCTCAATGCGCTGCAGCGCATGAACCAGGGGCTGGTGGGCATCGTGGCCCGGGTGCGCAACGGCTCCGACTGCATCGCCACCGGTTCGACGCAGATTGCCAGCGGGAATCAAGACCTGAGCCAGCGCACCGAGGAGCAGGCCAGCAACCTGCAGCAGACCGCCGCATCGATGGAACAGCTGACGGCGACGGTCAAACAGAATGCCGACACCGCGCGTGAAGCGACCCGGTTGGCGCAGGGCGCATCAGCCGCTGCCACCGAAGGCGGGCGTGTGGTGGGCCAGGTGGTGGCGACGATGGACGACATCACGCGGGCCTCGAACAAGATTGCCGACATCATCGGCGTGATCGACGGCATCGCGTTCCAGACCAACATCCTCGCGCTCAATGCGGCCGTGGAAGCTGCTCGAGCCGGCGAGCAGGGCCGCGGGTTTGCCGTCGTGGCAGGCGAAGTGCGCGGCCTCGCGCAACGCTCGGCTCAGGCCGCGAAGGAGATCAAGGTGCTGATCGGCGACAGCGTCACGAAGGTGGAAAGTGGTTCCGCCCTCGTCAACGAAGCAGGCGCGTCGATCAACAACATCGTCCAACAGGTGAGCCGGGTGCGCGACCTGATCGAGGAGATCAGCTCGGCGACCGCGCAGCAGAGCAGCGGCATCGAGCAGGTGGGGGATGCGGTGCAGCAGCTCGACCAGGTCACCCAACAGAATGCGGCGCTGGTCGAAGAAAGCGCGGCGGCAGCGGAAAGTCTGAAACACCAGGCGGACGAACTGGCGCGGGTGGTGTCGGTGTTTCGCGTCGCCTGA
- a CDS encoding carbohydrate kinase family protein: protein MFVVCGEALMDVYSEQRTAAGLLLDARVGGSPFNVAVGLARLGREVAFLGGMSTDAFGERLLQALAEEGVSTSRVVRSDAPTTLSVVGLNAQGVPQYAFHGHGAADRQLMPGSLPSLPADTRVLQFGSYAMVVEPVGSTLRSLAARERQRCVVAYDPNVRLNVEPDIARWQAVVDDMLASTHLLKISDEDLGLLYPGASADQLASRWLAAGVRLVIVTRGAEGCQAWTRGDQVSEAAPRVEVVDTVGAGDTFQAALLTWLDEQGLLSPQGLDALTADQLRGALTFAGRAAAITCGRRGADLPRREEVTG from the coding sequence ATGTTCGTGGTGTGTGGCGAAGCCTTGATGGACGTTTACAGCGAGCAGCGCACGGCCGCGGGCCTGCTGCTCGACGCTCGGGTGGGCGGCTCGCCCTTCAACGTCGCCGTGGGCCTTGCGCGGCTCGGGCGCGAGGTCGCCTTTCTGGGCGGTATGTCCACCGATGCCTTCGGCGAACGTCTGCTGCAAGCGCTGGCCGAGGAGGGCGTATCGACCTCCCGGGTGGTGCGCTCTGATGCGCCGACCACCCTCAGCGTGGTCGGCCTCAACGCCCAGGGTGTGCCGCAGTACGCCTTTCATGGCCATGGCGCTGCGGACCGTCAGCTGATGCCCGGCAGCCTGCCTTCGCTGCCTGCCGACACCCGGGTGCTGCAGTTCGGCTCGTATGCGATGGTGGTGGAGCCGGTCGGCAGCACACTGCGCTCGCTCGCCGCGCGCGAGCGGCAGCGCTGCGTCGTGGCCTACGACCCCAACGTGCGGCTCAATGTCGAGCCCGACATCGCACGTTGGCAGGCCGTGGTCGACGACATGCTCGCGTCGACCCACCTGCTGAAGATCAGCGACGAAGACCTCGGCTTGCTCTACCCCGGCGCGTCGGCGGACCAGCTGGCCAGCCGCTGGCTCGCTGCCGGCGTGCGTCTCGTCATCGTCACGAGGGGCGCCGAGGGTTGCCAGGCCTGGACCCGGGGCGACCAGGTGAGCGAGGCCGCGCCACGGGTGGAGGTGGTCGACACCGTCGGGGCCGGCGACACCTTCCAGGCCGCCTTGCTGACCTGGCTCGACGAGCAGGGCTTGCTGTCGCCGCAAGGACTCGACGCGCTGACGGCGGACCAGTTGCGGGGTGCGCTGACCTTCGCTGGGCGTGCGGCGGCGATCACCTGCGGTCGCCGCGGCGCCGACCTGCCGCGTCGCGAGGAGGTGACCGGATGA
- a CDS encoding secondary thiamine-phosphate synthase enzyme YjbQ, with protein sequence MTQHTTHLELQTRGRGLVEITAQLRHWLASQGVTTGLLTVFVRHTSASLLIQENADPDVRADLERYFARLVPDGDPLFEHVAEGPDDMPAHVRCALLPTQLAIPVVQGALVLGTWQGVYLYEHRTRGHRREVVLHLMGA encoded by the coding sequence TTGACCCAACACACCACCCACCTCGAGCTGCAGACCCGCGGCCGCGGTTTGGTCGAGATCACCGCACAGCTGCGCCACTGGCTCGCCTCACAAGGGGTGACCACCGGGCTGCTGACCGTGTTCGTGCGCCATACCTCGGCGAGCCTGCTGATCCAAGAAAACGCCGACCCGGACGTACGTGCCGACCTGGAGCGCTACTTCGCCCGTCTGGTGCCCGACGGCGACCCCTTGTTCGAACACGTCGCCGAAGGGCCGGACGACATGCCCGCCCATGTGCGCTGCGCCCTGTTGCCCACGCAGTTGGCGATCCCGGTGGTGCAAGGCGCGTTGGTGCTCGGCACCTGGCAGGGCGTGTACCTCTACGAGCACCGCACCCGCGGACACCGGCGCGAGGTGGTGTTGCATCTGATGGGGGCGTGA
- a CDS encoding SRPBCC family protein, which translates to MASIPTDATARVHPTHARCVRRTLTIGRPALELHRLWLEPVAQQTVMAHLAEVSLDDQGHWQWKAHVPVAGELEWSSQVIEDLPGHRIVWQSLEGAELPNRGELVFHSAPADWGTEVTLTWRFDPPGGKLGDLVAKWLHAPEVAVSLALRRFKSLAETGEVPSLAHNPAARRDPDPYGAFE; encoded by the coding sequence ATGGCATCCATTCCCACCGACGCCACGGCCAGGGTCCATCCCACCCATGCCCGGTGCGTCCGCAGAACCCTCACCATAGGCCGACCGGCGCTCGAACTGCACCGGCTCTGGCTCGAACCCGTGGCCCAGCAGACCGTCATGGCCCATCTGGCCGAAGTGTCCCTCGACGACCAGGGGCACTGGCAGTGGAAGGCCCATGTGCCGGTGGCGGGCGAACTCGAGTGGTCCTCGCAAGTGATCGAAGACCTGCCCGGCCACCGCATCGTGTGGCAGTCGCTGGAGGGCGCCGAGCTGCCCAATCGCGGTGAACTGGTGTTCCATTCGGCGCCGGCCGACTGGGGCACCGAGGTCACGCTGACCTGGCGCTTCGACCCCCCTGGCGGGAAGCTGGGCGACCTGGTGGCCAAGTGGCTGCATGCGCCCGAGGTGGCGGTGTCACTCGCCCTGCGGCGCTTCAAGAGCCTGGCCGAGACCGGCGAAGTGCCCAGCCTGGCCCACAACCCCGCGGCCCGCCGCGACCCTGACCCTTATGGAGCGTTTGAATGA
- a CDS encoding LysR substrate-binding domain-containing protein encodes MRLPLQTLHAFRAAARLQNLRAAADELHLTHSAVSQQIRTLEDQLGFAVFARVGRRIVLNAAGQALFAHVDAALGQLELGVQAAAAAATGHEQRVRLTVVPSFAQRWLMPRIARWRTLHPDIAIEIHASQQVMDLQREGFHAAVRQGRGDWDPLVAEPLTDSPMVVVGSPVAAQRLAGQEAQAFVHEPLLGEPGPWEQWFAAAGLPRQRIKPVAIFNDLGLMLQAAEQNLGIALARELLAADALRDGRLLRLHPLALRAAGNDRYFLVYPPALRDWPPLAALRVWLKDELRRGRRHLRSG; translated from the coding sequence ATGCGCTTGCCCCTGCAAACATTGCATGCCTTTCGAGCCGCCGCGCGACTGCAAAACCTGCGGGCGGCGGCGGATGAACTGCACCTGACGCACAGCGCGGTGAGCCAGCAGATCCGCACCTTGGAAGATCAGCTGGGGTTCGCGGTGTTCGCCCGCGTCGGCCGTCGGATCGTGCTCAACGCGGCCGGCCAGGCCTTGTTCGCCCATGTGGATGCGGCACTCGGCCAACTCGAACTCGGCGTGCAGGCCGCCGCCGCCGCGGCCACCGGGCACGAGCAGCGGGTACGACTGACGGTCGTGCCGTCGTTCGCGCAGCGGTGGCTGATGCCGCGCATCGCGCGCTGGCGTACGCTGCATCCCGACATCGCCATCGAGATCCACGCTTCGCAGCAGGTGATGGATTTGCAACGCGAGGGTTTCCATGCCGCGGTGCGCCAAGGTCGTGGCGACTGGGACCCTTTGGTGGCCGAGCCCTTGACCGACAGCCCGATGGTCGTGGTGGGGTCGCCGGTGGCCGCGCAGCGGCTGGCGGGCCAGGAGGCGCAGGCCTTCGTGCATGAGCCGCTGCTGGGCGAGCCGGGGCCTTGGGAGCAGTGGTTTGCCGCCGCCGGTTTGCCGCGGCAACGCATCAAGCCGGTGGCGATCTTCAACGACCTGGGCCTGATGCTGCAGGCGGCCGAGCAAAACCTCGGCATTGCGCTCGCGCGCGAGTTGCTGGCCGCCGATGCCCTGCGCGACGGCCGTTTGCTGCGGCTGCACCCCCTGGCCCTGAGGGCGGCCGGCAACGACCGCTACTTCCTGGTCTACCCTCCGGCCTTGCGTGACTGGCCGCCTTTGGCGGCCTTGCGCGTCTGGCTCAAGGACGAGTTGCGCCGGGGGCGCCGACACTTGCGCTCGGGCTGA
- a CDS encoding DEAD/DEAH box helicase, whose protein sequence is MDDARPRRKPRPPDDNTVRPGDRDSDVQAWVAALRQQAGPYVSRGLVGLTGSEAARVAALLRGGDDQHPATPPPAAGPQPSRGAPPPGQREPDAAPDAAPASAPSPARFRPRLTLQTLGRGEGLLGLKPAGPLGPRGDSVTVAWVDWTYTTDTGLRWETPAPLGILNTRPAARQTVYDAQGRPHLLQRDLPAEADARDAVSASGLVPIPAEAFQWRTPAAAEGRGSAWTLVQEDAFGDFWAERLPLLQAHGWAVVVRPGFAHESVPVQAWCLVVCPDTGDVLGKEVAEPLGRGDRGVQALRLPERAGSWLVTLGIEVDGRSLDLAPLLADLLKRDARWLDAREIAAIDDHAVILLRAPGGRRIEAPAGPLKAIVGAMVELLTDPQRGEGPLRLSAWDAQRLDALRLSLLDSQAARAGEHGAWQLQGEAGLWALATRLRAAASPQPVAPPPGLGLTLRPYQLHGLAWLQYLREQHLAGILADDMGLGKTAQALAHLLCEQQAGRLDLPALVVLPTSLIFNWQAEARRVAPGLRVLTLQGPDRAGDFGRMAQHDLVLTTYPLLWRDIGALQRQPFHLLILDEAQMVKNAGSRTARALRQLKARHRLCLTGTPLENHLGELWAHFDFLLPGFLGDARTFARVWRKPIETNGETLRAQLLAQRVRPFILRRRKQDVAAELPPKTEVIRRVRLQGRQRELYESVRVAADELVRRALQRQGFAGAQITILDALLKLRQVCCDPYLLRRPPGPGETMERAKLELLRDMLPALVAEGRRVLVFSQFTRMLDLLRPELEALQLPWLALTGDTPTAERGAVVQAFQSQQVPILLVSLKAGGVGLNLTAADTVIHLDPWWNPAVERQATDRAHRIGQSQPVFVYKLVVEGSIEERLLELQARKSALAEQVLGHDGATTPKFSPEDLDALLAPLS, encoded by the coding sequence ATGGACGATGCCCGCCCCCGCCGCAAACCCCGGCCGCCCGACGACAACACCGTGCGACCGGGCGATCGCGACAGCGACGTGCAAGCCTGGGTCGCCGCCTTGCGGCAGCAGGCCGGGCCCTACGTCTCGCGCGGCCTGGTGGGCCTGACTGGCAGCGAGGCGGCCCGCGTCGCGGCCTTGCTGCGAGGGGGTGACGACCAGCACCCGGCGACGCCCCCGCCTGCGGCCGGCCCGCAGCCCTCGCGTGGTGCCCCGCCACCGGGCCAGCGCGAGCCCGACGCGGCCCCCGACGCTGCGCCCGCGTCGGCGCCGTCACCCGCCCGGTTCCGCCCGCGCCTGACCCTGCAGACCCTCGGGCGGGGCGAGGGCTTGCTGGGGCTCAAACCGGCTGGCCCGCTCGGTCCGCGAGGCGACAGCGTCACGGTGGCCTGGGTCGACTGGACCTACACCACCGACACCGGCCTGCGCTGGGAAACCCCGGCCCCCCTCGGCATCCTCAACACCCGGCCCGCCGCCAGGCAGACGGTGTACGACGCACAGGGCCGTCCGCACCTGTTGCAGCGTGACTTGCCCGCAGAGGCCGACGCACGGGACGCCGTGTCGGCATCGGGCTTGGTCCCGATCCCCGCCGAGGCGTTCCAGTGGCGAACGCCGGCGGCTGCCGAGGGGCGCGGATCGGCCTGGACGCTGGTGCAGGAAGACGCCTTCGGTGATTTCTGGGCCGAGCGGCTGCCGCTGCTGCAGGCGCACGGCTGGGCGGTGGTGGTGCGCCCCGGCTTTGCCCACGAGAGCGTGCCGGTCCAGGCGTGGTGCCTGGTGGTGTGCCCGGACACGGGCGACGTGCTGGGCAAGGAGGTGGCCGAACCGCTCGGCCGCGGCGACCGGGGTGTGCAGGCGCTGCGGCTGCCGGAGCGGGCGGGGTCGTGGCTGGTGACCCTCGGCATCGAGGTGGACGGCCGCTCGCTCGACCTGGCGCCGCTGTTGGCCGATTTGCTCAAGCGCGACGCGCGCTGGCTCGACGCGCGCGAGATCGCCGCCATCGACGACCACGCCGTGATCCTGCTGCGAGCGCCCGGCGGCCGGCGCATCGAGGCCCCGGCGGGACCGTTGAAGGCCATCGTCGGCGCCATGGTCGAACTGCTCACCGACCCGCAGCGCGGCGAGGGGCCGCTGCGGCTCTCGGCCTGGGACGCGCAGCGCCTCGATGCCTTGCGTCTGAGCCTGCTCGACAGCCAGGCGGCCCGGGCCGGTGAGCATGGCGCGTGGCAGCTGCAAGGCGAGGCCGGGTTATGGGCCCTGGCGACACGGCTGCGGGCCGCAGCCAGCCCGCAACCGGTGGCGCCGCCGCCCGGTCTTGGGCTGACCTTGCGGCCCTATCAGCTGCACGGCCTGGCGTGGCTGCAATATCTGCGCGAGCAGCACTTGGCCGGCATCCTGGCCGACGACATGGGCCTGGGCAAGACGGCCCAGGCCCTGGCCCACCTGCTGTGTGAACAGCAGGCCGGGCGGCTCGACCTGCCGGCCCTGGTGGTGCTGCCGACCTCGCTGATCTTCAACTGGCAGGCCGAGGCGCGCCGGGTCGCCCCGGGCTTGCGGGTGCTGACCCTCCAGGGGCCGGATCGCGCCGGCGATTTCGGCCGCATGGCGCAGCACGATCTGGTGCTGACCACCTATCCGCTGCTGTGGCGCGACATCGGCGCGCTGCAGCGCCAGCCTTTTCATCTGCTCATCCTCGACGAGGCGCAGATGGTGAAGAACGCGGGCAGCCGCACGGCGCGGGCACTGCGCCAACTCAAGGCGCGCCACCGGCTGTGCCTGACCGGCACGCCGCTCGAGAACCACCTCGGCGAGTTGTGGGCGCACTTCGATTTCCTGCTGCCCGGCTTTCTGGGTGACGCGCGCACCTTCGCGCGCGTGTGGCGCAAGCCGATCGAGACCAACGGCGAGACCCTGCGCGCGCAGCTGCTCGCGCAGCGCGTGCGTCCTTTCATCCTGCGACGGCGCAAGCAGGACGTCGCGGCCGAGCTGCCGCCCAAGACCGAGGTGATCCGACGCGTGCGGCTGCAGGGCCGCCAGCGCGAGCTGTACGAGAGCGTGCGGGTGGCGGCCGACGAACTGGTGCGGCGTGCGCTGCAGCGCCAGGGCTTTGCCGGTGCCCAGATCACCATCCTCGACGCATTGCTCAAACTGCGGCAGGTCTGCTGCGACCCCTATCTGCTGCGCCGGCCGCCCGGCCCCGGCGAGACGATGGAGCGGGCCAAGCTGGAGTTGCTGCGCGACATGCTGCCGGCCCTGGTCGCCGAAGGCCGCCGCGTGCTCGTGTTCTCGCAGTTCACCCGCATGCTCGACCTGTTGCGCCCCGAGCTCGAGGCCCTGCAGCTGCCCTGGCTGGCACTCACCGGCGACACGCCCACGGCTGAGCGCGGTGCCGTGGTGCAGGCCTTCCAGTCGCAGCAGGTGCCGATCCTGTTGGTGAGTCTCAAGGCGGGGGGCGTCGGGCTCAACCTCACCGCGGCCGACACCGTCATCCACCTCGACCCGTGGTGGAACCCGGCGGTGGAACGCCAGGCCACCGACCGGGCACACCGCATCGGTCAGTCACAACCGGTGTTCGTCTACAAGCTGGTGGTCGAGGGCAGCATCGAAGAGCGTCTGCTGGAGCTGCAAGCGCGCAAGTCGGCGCTGGCGGAACAGGTGCTCGGGCACGACGGCGCGACGACACCGAAGTTCAGCCCCGAAGACCTCGACGCCTTGCTGGCACCTCTGAGTTGA
- a CDS encoding xylulokinase has protein sequence MNEPLWLGLDLGTGSAKAAIVSPAGTVLAEASAGYEVLSRAPGWAETEPVSWWQAVCRCTRELPAPLRARVPSIGLSGQMHGVVLTAVDGQAVRPALLWPDQRAGAELGAYHDVHRERLANPLTPGMMGPLLLWLARHEPGALARARWALLPKDWLRWQMVGTAASDPSDVSGSLLSTPDGEWDMDLICDLGLGPHLFPPVRASADAAGTLRRDAADALGLPAGVTVATGAADTAAAAFGSGLVEPGMAQLSVGSGAQIIVMQRDCPAKTPQLNAYRAVVGAGGPGWYVMAAMQNAGTALEWVRALFDLSWEQFHEQAFGVDRRLSQALFLPYLNGERTPWMDAQARGAWVGLARSDDRPRLLHAALRGVAFALRAGLDVLRGGGHAVTALRLAGGGAAHPAWRQLLADVLGCPLWPSEVPNASARGAALLGALAAGLLDPAALPPVAALSGPVVQPAPDHQADHEADYARFRASYLALHPIR, from the coding sequence ATGAACGAGCCCTTGTGGTTGGGCCTCGATCTCGGCACCGGCTCGGCCAAGGCCGCCATCGTCTCGCCGGCTGGCACCGTCCTCGCAGAGGCCTCGGCTGGCTACGAGGTGTTGTCGCGGGCGCCCGGTTGGGCCGAGACCGAGCCGGTGAGCTGGTGGCAGGCTGTTTGTCGCTGTACCCGTGAGCTGCCAGCGCCGTTGAGGGCCAGGGTGCCTTCGATCGGCCTGTCCGGGCAGATGCACGGCGTGGTGCTGACGGCCGTTGATGGCCAAGCGGTCCGGCCGGCCCTGTTGTGGCCGGACCAGCGCGCCGGCGCCGAGCTGGGTGCCTACCACGATGTCCATCGCGAGCGCCTCGCCAACCCGCTCACGCCCGGCATGATGGGGCCGTTGTTGCTGTGGCTCGCCCGACATGAGCCCGGCGCGCTGGCACGCGCGCGCTGGGCGCTGCTGCCCAAGGACTGGCTGCGGTGGCAGATGGTGGGGACCGCTGCCAGCGACCCCAGCGACGTCAGCGGCAGTCTGCTGTCGACACCGGACGGCGAATGGGACATGGACCTGATCTGCGACCTGGGCCTGGGCCCCCATCTGTTCCCGCCCGTGCGCGCTTCGGCCGACGCAGCGGGAACCTTGCGCCGCGACGCTGCCGACGCCCTCGGGCTGCCGGCCGGCGTGACGGTCGCGACCGGTGCTGCTGACACGGCCGCCGCGGCCTTCGGCAGCGGTCTCGTGGAGCCGGGCATGGCGCAGCTCAGTGTGGGCAGCGGTGCCCAGATCATCGTGATGCAGCGCGACTGCCCTGCCAAGACGCCACAGCTCAACGCCTATCGGGCGGTGGTGGGCGCAGGGGGGCCGGGATGGTACGTGATGGCGGCGATGCAGAACGCGGGCACCGCACTCGAATGGGTCAGGGCCTTGTTCGACCTCAGTTGGGAACAGTTTCACGAACAGGCCTTCGGCGTCGACCGACGGCTGTCGCAGGCGCTGTTTCTGCCGTATCTGAACGGCGAGCGCACACCGTGGATGGACGCGCAAGCGCGTGGCGCGTGGGTCGGCCTGGCGCGCTCCGATGACCGTCCCCGGTTGCTGCATGCTGCCTTGCGCGGGGTGGCGTTCGCCCTGCGCGCGGGGCTCGATGTATTGCGCGGCGGCGGCCACGCCGTGACGGCCTTGCGGCTGGCCGGCGGGGGTGCCGCTCACCCCGCATGGCGCCAGTTGCTGGCGGACGTGCTGGGGTGCCCGTTGTGGCCCTCCGAGGTGCCCAACGCCTCGGCTCGCGGCGCTGCCTTGCTGGGCGCCTTGGCCGCCGGCCTGCTCGACCCCGCGGCCTTGCCGCCGGTGGCGGCGCTGTCGGGCCCCGTGGTGCAACCGGCGCCCGACCACCAAGCCGATCACGAAGCCGACTACGCCCGGTTCAGGGCCAGTTATTTGGCGCTACACCCAATACGCTGA
- a CDS encoding DUF1127 domain-containing protein — protein sequence MSSLPCPSTSRRASPSFIRRRLIMWWRKAVAVWSRHRDATRQRRTVSTLAELDPRTLRDVGLPEGLRSDALAHREARDFWSDLPGSAGRW from the coding sequence ATGTCTTCGCTGCCCTGCCCGTCCACCTCCCGGCGCGCGTCGCCGTCCTTCATCCGGCGCCGCCTCATCATGTGGTGGCGCAAGGCCGTCGCCGTCTGGTCACGCCACCGCGATGCGACTCGGCAGCGGCGGACGGTGTCGACGCTGGCCGAGCTGGATCCTCGCACCCTGCGTGATGTCGGCCTGCCGGAAGGCTTGCGCAGCGACGCCTTGGCGCACCGCGAAGCGCGCGACTTCTGGTCGGACCTGCCAGGCTCTGCCGGCCGATGGTGA
- a CDS encoding zinc-dependent alcohol dehydrogenase, whose translation MRAICWNGVNKLAVETVPDPVLVNPGDAILKVRLSTTCGSDLHFIGGYLPTMREGDVIGHEFMGEIVEVGRGVQKLRPGDRVVVPSFIGCGRCWYCGRQLWSLCDNTNPHPYLQEPLFGYPTGGIYGYTHAFGGYAGSHAQYMRLAHADVNAFVVPDGVSDLQALFLSDAVPTGYMGADFCNISPGDTVAVWGCGGVGLMAQKSAFLMGAERVIGIDRFPERLQLAREKIGSETIDYSATDNVLEVLKEMTGGRGPDACIDAVGMEAHGTGLEYAYDRVKQALHLQTDRGDALRQAILACRKGGTLSILGVYGLMDKFPIGTVINKGLTVKTAQQHGQRYVPRLLQHAQRGELDASFLATHLYPLDEGPRAYEMFKKKEDGMVRAVFQP comes from the coding sequence ATGAGAGCCATCTGCTGGAACGGCGTCAACAAGCTCGCCGTCGAAACCGTGCCGGACCCGGTGCTGGTCAACCCCGGCGACGCCATCCTGAAAGTGCGCCTGAGCACGACCTGCGGGTCGGACCTGCACTTCATCGGCGGCTACCTGCCCACGATGCGGGAAGGCGATGTGATCGGCCATGAGTTCATGGGCGAGATCGTCGAAGTGGGCCGCGGCGTCCAGAAGCTCAGGCCGGGCGACCGCGTCGTGGTGCCGTCCTTCATCGGCTGTGGCCGCTGCTGGTACTGCGGCCGACAGCTCTGGTCGCTGTGCGACAACACCAACCCGCATCCCTACCTGCAGGAACCGCTGTTCGGCTACCCCACCGGCGGCATTTACGGCTACACCCACGCCTTCGGTGGCTACGCCGGCTCGCACGCCCAGTACATGCGGCTGGCGCATGCCGACGTCAACGCCTTCGTGGTGCCCGACGGCGTGTCCGACCTGCAGGCCTTGTTCCTGTCCGACGCAGTGCCCACCGGCTACATGGGCGCGGACTTCTGCAACATCTCGCCGGGCGATACGGTGGCGGTGTGGGGCTGTGGCGGCGTGGGGCTGATGGCGCAGAAGAGTGCGTTCCTGATGGGGGCCGAGCGTGTCATCGGCATCGACCGGTTTCCCGAACGCCTGCAACTGGCGCGCGAGAAGATCGGTTCAGAAACCATCGACTACAGCGCCACCGACAACGTGCTCGAGGTCCTCAAGGAGATGACCGGAGGACGCGGCCCCGACGCCTGCATCGATGCCGTGGGCATGGAAGCGCACGGCACCGGCCTCGAATACGCCTACGACCGCGTCAAGCAGGCCTTGCATCTGCAGACCGACCGGGGCGATGCGCTGCGCCAGGCCATCCTGGCATGCCGCAAGGGCGGCACGCTGTCCATCCTGGGTGTCTACGGCTTGATGGACAAGTTCCCGATCGGCACCGTGATCAACAAGGGGCTGACGGTGAAGACCGCGCAGCAGCACGGCCAGCGGTATGTGCCGCGTTTGCTGCAACACGCCCAGCGCGGTGAACTCGACGCGTCCTTCCTCGCCACCCACCTCTATCCGCTGGATGAAGGTCCGCGTGCCTACGAGATGTTCAAGAAGAAGGAAGACGGCATGGTGCGGGCGGTGTTCCAGCCCTGA